The Rubricoccus marinus nucleotide sequence TCGAACGCCTTGCGGACATCGGGCTTGAGGACGGCGAACTGCTCTGGCGTGTCCAGCGCGACGGAGCGGCCCATGCGCATGGGCTTCCAGGCCTCTTGCGCGAGGATCTTGCGGCGGAAGTCGTGCTCCCACGAGCCGCGGCGCTGCCGGGCGTGGTCGTAGGAGGCGCGCGCGAAAAGAGGCGGCGGCACGTGCTGGAACGCGATGGCGCCGCGGATCAGGAACTGCAGCAGCGCCCGCGCCTCATCCTCCGCCAGAGGCCCGAAGGCCGCGCTCGCGTCGGTCCCGTGGACGACCGTCCGGCGCACGCCGTCTACGGTCTCGTCGGCGCAGAGCGCGAGGTGATCGGCCCAGGCGAAAAGGAGGTCCGTCCCGCGGAGCTTGCCGGGGCGCCAGCGGAGAGCGCCGGCCTCTGGCGCGTAGTCCACCGAGGCGTCCACGCGCCAGCGGCCCTCGGGGCAGGCGACGTGCAGCGCTCGCTTCTCAGTCTCGCCGTGCGAGCGGACGTGATCGGCCACGTCGCCGACGGCGCGCATCGCGCGGCCGACGTACACGTCGGCCAAGTCGCCGGGCGGAAGCTGGCCGGAGCGTTGCAGGCGGTCCGCGATGGTGGGGGCGTCGCGTCCCAGCAGGTCGCCGTCCAGGACATCGCGCTTGACGCCGTGGAAGGCGAGGCCGTCGAGTTCGACCGGCTCGTCGTCCGCGAGCGCGGCGTCTTCCAGGCGGAGGTCCAGGCCGAGCGCGTCCGTGTGCGCGCGGCATGGGTTGGACCACGCCCGGGCGAGCGCCGCCGCGGTCGTCTCGTGCGTCTCCTCCGGGAGCACGAACTCCAGGTCGGGCGCGGGTGCCTCGAAAAAGCGGAGTCCCTCGGGCGCGCCGGGCTCGGGCTGCGGGAGAACGTGCTGCTCGGCGAACGTGAACAGCTCTGGCCTCTGGCGCGAGACGTAGCCGGGGCTCGACGGCTGGAGCGGGTGCGCGATCACGAAGGCGCCAGAGGCCTCGGCGCCAAACGTCTTGCGGCACGCGTCGCGGAACGCGTCGAGCGCGACCGAGGCGGCGCGCTCGGCGTTGTCCATGTGCGAGCGGGCCACGCGGCTCAGAACGAGCCTCTGGCGCGCGGCGAGGACCGCCGCGAGGAAGCTCAGGCGGTCGTCGGCGTGCAGGTCGGGATCGCCCGCGCGGCGCTCGTGGCCGAGGAGGTCGAAGGCGGGCCGCGCGTCGGTCCCCGGGAAGCCGTCGCCCAGGCCGACAACCGCGAGCACGCGGAACGGCACGTGCCGCAGCGCCAGAGGCGAGCCGAACGTCACCTTGCCGGTCAGGTGCGGCTCGCGCCGGTCGATGCCGGACAGCGCGCTCTGCAGGTGGCCGCGGACCGTCGAGGCCGTCACGACGGTCTCGGGCTCGTCCAGCGCCACCAGCCGGTCGATGGCGGTCCGTAGCGCGACGAGTGCGCCCAACTCTGCCTCTTCGCGCGGCATGAACACGCCGTCCACGAACAGGAGGAGGTCCTCGCGCCACGACGCCAGAGGCCGCCTCTGGCGCAGGTGCGCGAGCGCGTCGAACAGTGCCGTCGCCCACTCGGCGAAGCGGCCGAGCAGGTCGGCGCCGTCCAGCCCCGCTTCGGCGACGGGCAGGCGGCCCATCACCACCTCGTCTTCGCGGCCGATGGCATAGCCGACGAGCAGGCGGTCGAGGCCGAAGCGCCACGTGTGCACGTCGTCCTCGGGCAGGCCATAGCCCGCCTTGTGCGCGGCGTCGCGGCCCCAGTGGACGCGCGCCTCGCGCACCCAGTCCAAGAGCGTGCCCAGTTCGCTTTCGTGGATGCGCGCCGCGCGACGGATCACCGGCACATCCAACAGGCCGATCAGGTCCGACGCCGTCGCCCGCCCGGAGTCGAGCGCGAGAACGCGCGCGAAGGCGTCGAGCACGCGGGCCTCTGGCGAGAACGGCGGGTCCGCGATGTGATACGGGACGCGCACGCCCGCCACCTTTTCCGAGCCAAAGACGGCGTCGATGAGCGGCGCGTAGGTCGTCATGTCCGGCACGAGCACGCCGATCTCGCCGGGGCGGAGGTCACCCAGCGTGTCGAAGGCGTCGAGGATCTCGTCGCGCAGGACTTCCAGCTCGCGCAGCGGTGA carries:
- a CDS encoding exodeoxyribonuclease V subunit gamma; the protein is MPNPGLHVLTAPRLEPLLTRLAETMRQRPLAPFQRETILVAQNQALRTWVENELARELGCAASIEMRSPREVVTSLMRQLVPESMPPEGERGHPFEVDGLTWRILGVLEDLPASGGTYDRVRAYLERAADEGEEGSGTMALASRLAQLYDDYQLYRTDCLAAWASGATVAHGWEDEPWQAHLWCHLLQSAPSNREGRVMDRATSTLRLLDVLGQSDEVRETLARVSLFGTTVVPPLFWRALHALGRHVPVTAYAAVAAPLAPEAERRTPEAMQRHPLLRDLGGRTRDWVAVMRDVAGHKWEPEPCESDAPPSAPEASGDPLCALHALQAALVADTPPAAPVTCPEDDRSIRIHECHSPLRELEVLRDEILDAFDTLGDLRPGEIGVLVPDMTTYAPLIDAVFGSEKVAGVRVPYHIADPPFSPEARVLDAFARVLALDSGRATASDLIGLLDVPVIRRAARIHESELGTLLDWVREARVHWGRDAAHKAGYGLPEDDVHTWRFGLDRLLVGYAIGREDEVVMGRLPVAEAGLDGADLLGRFAEWATALFDALAHLRQRRPLASWREDLLLFVDGVFMPREEAELGALVALRTAIDRLVALDEPETVVTASTVRGHLQSALSGIDRREPHLTGKVTFGSPLALRHVPFRVLAVVGLGDGFPGTDARPAFDLLGHERRAGDPDLHADDRLSFLAAVLAARQRLVLSRVARSHMDNAERAASVALDAFRDACRKTFGAEASGAFVIAHPLQPSSPGYVSRQRPELFTFAEQHVLPQPEPGAPEGLRFFEAPAPDLEFVLPEETHETTAAALARAWSNPCRAHTDALGLDLRLEDAALADDEPVELDGLAFHGVKRDVLDGDLLGRDAPTIADRLQRSGQLPPGDLADVYVGRAMRAVGDVADHVRSHGETEKRALHVACPEGRWRVDASVDYAPEAGALRWRPGKLRGTDLLFAWADHLALCADETVDGVRRTVVHGTDASAAFGPLAEDEARALLQFLIRGAIAFQHVPPPLFARASYDHARQRRGSWEHDFRRKILAQEAWKPMRMGRSVALDTPEQFAVLKPDVRKAFDGQYETFCDITDPAVALCYRRRAPLDTMTASFDRWSRLLWGPVFSAMEDE